One Arthrobacter sp. StoSoilB19 DNA window includes the following coding sequences:
- a CDS encoding Asp23/Gls24 family envelope stress response protein encodes MEYQNPQPVVPNRPSGSPAPGPGRTIISETAVAKVAGIAARAVPGVYSLGSGPSRALGAIRDAVGSSDHAAGVHAEVGETQVAVDITLVASYGTPLHALANNVRAAVYRAVEELVGLQVIEVNVEIADVYVPPPVKTTAPSAPEREALL; translated from the coding sequence ATGGAATACCAGAACCCACAACCCGTGGTGCCAAACCGTCCTTCCGGAAGCCCGGCTCCGGGGCCCGGCCGGACGATAATTTCCGAGACTGCCGTGGCAAAGGTGGCGGGAATTGCCGCGCGGGCGGTTCCCGGGGTCTACTCCCTGGGTTCGGGCCCGTCCCGTGCCTTGGGCGCGATCCGCGACGCCGTCGGAAGTTCTGACCACGCTGCGGGCGTCCACGCGGAAGTGGGCGAAACGCAGGTAGCTGTTGATATCACCCTGGTGGCAAGCTACGGCACACCGCTGCATGCATTGGCCAATAATGTCCGCGCCGCCGTGTACCGCGCAGTTGAGGAACTGGTGGGGCTGCAGGTTATCGAGGTGAACGTCGAGATCGCGGATGTCTACGTTCCGCCGCCGGTCAAAACAACCGCGCCGTCTGCTCCCGAACGGGAGGCGCTGCTGTGA
- a CDS encoding sugar ABC transporter permease, whose amino-acid sequence MATELGPTPVKAPASGGTPVHHAPKGVGEDNRIASQGRWASWLLAPTIIALGIVIVYPIISAIVMSFQKDAGLDPATGLFTAGGPAGIQNYVNWLAQQCSAPTGGTVACPPGTLGGQFWSATATTFFFTIVTVAFETVLGFWMAMIMAREFRGRSLVRAAVLVPWAIPTAVTAKLWFFIFAFEGIANKLFNTTILWTGSEWPAKWAVVIADVWKTTPFMALLILAGLQMIPAEVYEAAKVDGTTAWQRFRLITLPLVKPALMVAILFRTLDALRMFDLPYILTGGANNTTTLSILVINQIRQGFNSAAALSTITFIIIFLVAFIFVRFLGANVVEQSGATGKGKK is encoded by the coding sequence ATGGCAACCGAACTAGGCCCGACGCCGGTCAAGGCACCGGCGTCGGGCGGCACCCCCGTCCATCACGCGCCCAAGGGTGTGGGGGAGGACAACAGGATCGCCAGCCAAGGACGCTGGGCATCCTGGCTGCTCGCTCCCACCATCATCGCTTTGGGCATTGTCATTGTTTACCCCATCATCAGCGCCATCGTCATGTCCTTCCAGAAGGACGCCGGCCTTGATCCCGCCACCGGCCTGTTCACCGCGGGTGGCCCGGCAGGCATCCAGAACTACGTGAACTGGCTCGCGCAGCAGTGTTCGGCGCCGACAGGCGGAACCGTCGCCTGCCCGCCTGGCACCCTTGGCGGCCAGTTCTGGTCCGCCACCGCCACCACCTTCTTCTTCACCATCGTCACGGTGGCGTTCGAAACCGTGCTGGGCTTCTGGATGGCCATGATCATGGCCCGCGAATTCCGCGGCCGCAGCCTGGTCCGCGCAGCTGTCCTGGTGCCGTGGGCCATCCCCACGGCCGTGACGGCCAAGCTCTGGTTCTTCATCTTCGCCTTCGAGGGCATCGCCAACAAGCTGTTCAACACCACCATCCTGTGGACTGGAAGCGAGTGGCCGGCAAAGTGGGCTGTGGTCATCGCTGACGTCTGGAAGACCACGCCGTTCATGGCGTTGCTGATCCTGGCAGGCCTGCAGATGATCCCGGCTGAAGTGTACGAGGCCGCAAAGGTCGACGGAACCACTGCATGGCAGCGGTTCCGGCTGATCACCCTGCCGCTGGTCAAGCCGGCGCTGATGGTGGCAATCCTGTTCCGTACCCTGGATGCACTGCGCATGTTTGACCTGCCCTACATCCTCACCGGCGGCGCCAACAACACCACCACTTTGTCCATCCTGGTCATCAACCAGATCAGGCAAGGGTTCAACTCGGCGGCCGCACTGTCCACCATCACCTTCATCATCATCTTCCTTGTGGCCTTCATCTTTGTCCGCTTCCTCGGGGCAAACGTGGTTGAACAAAGCGGCGCCACAGGAAAGGGGAAGAAATGA
- a CDS encoding glycoside hydrolase family 13 protein, whose translation MPDPTVPAPRQMPSWWTDAVVYQIYPRSFADGNGDGMGDLRGVLDRLPYLEGLGVDAIWLSPFYKSPQADGGYDVADYRQVDPLFGSLADFDAMLQEAHRRGLKVIVDLVPNHTSDEHAWFREALAAEPGSPERDRYIFRDGKDEVPGSGDGGRAPNNWKSVFGGPAWSRVAEADGSPGQWYLHLFDTKQPDLNWDNPEVQEEMRSVLRFWLDRGADGFRVDVAHGLVKEAGLPDWDGVAAMVEGTSAPRLESHLPGDAPHAHTDAEEPHRAVSPMYPPSPFFDQDGVHAIYRDWNRVLAEYGGDRMMVAEAWVEPAERLARYVRPDEMQQAFNFDFLLAGWDAERMADAIDASLAAAASVGAPCTWVLSNHDTVRHSTRFGLKDPTTFPKGIGAADEQPDAALGLARARAASLVALALPGSAYLYQGEELGLPEHTTLPDSARQDPTFFRTDGAEIGRDGCRVPLPWAGDQPGFGFSGALSGEAPEPWLPQPESFGPLAADQQDGEEGSTLELYRAALAFRSARHLGSGSVEWTDEHAPDSGLLAFRNGEVVVLSNMGFASAPVPEGYAVVLSSGPEPADDWTGMTEVPVDCTVYLQRI comes from the coding sequence ATGCCCGACCCAACCGTTCCGGCGCCCCGCCAAATGCCCTCCTGGTGGACAGACGCCGTTGTCTACCAGATCTATCCCCGGTCGTTTGCCGACGGCAACGGCGACGGGATGGGCGACCTTCGCGGTGTCCTGGACCGGCTCCCCTATCTTGAAGGGCTGGGAGTGGACGCCATCTGGCTGTCCCCGTTCTACAAGTCGCCGCAGGCCGACGGCGGTTATGACGTAGCGGACTACCGGCAAGTGGACCCGCTTTTCGGGTCGCTGGCCGACTTCGACGCCATGTTGCAGGAAGCTCACCGCCGCGGACTGAAGGTGATCGTGGACCTGGTTCCCAACCACACCTCCGATGAGCATGCGTGGTTTCGGGAAGCGCTGGCGGCGGAGCCGGGAAGCCCGGAAAGGGACCGGTACATCTTCCGTGACGGCAAGGATGAGGTGCCTGGGTCCGGGGATGGCGGACGGGCGCCCAACAACTGGAAGTCCGTCTTCGGCGGCCCGGCCTGGAGCCGAGTGGCCGAAGCCGACGGGTCACCCGGACAGTGGTACCTGCACCTCTTCGACACCAAGCAGCCGGACCTGAACTGGGACAACCCGGAAGTGCAGGAGGAAATGCGTTCGGTGCTGCGTTTCTGGCTGGACCGCGGCGCGGACGGCTTCCGGGTGGATGTTGCCCACGGCCTGGTAAAGGAAGCGGGTCTTCCGGACTGGGATGGGGTGGCGGCGATGGTGGAAGGAACCTCCGCTCCGCGCCTGGAAAGCCACCTGCCGGGCGACGCCCCGCATGCCCACACCGATGCCGAGGAACCGCACCGGGCCGTCTCCCCGATGTACCCGCCGTCGCCGTTCTTCGACCAGGACGGGGTCCATGCCATCTACCGGGACTGGAACCGGGTCCTGGCCGAATACGGCGGTGACCGGATGATGGTGGCCGAGGCCTGGGTGGAACCTGCCGAGCGCCTGGCACGGTATGTCCGGCCCGATGAGATGCAGCAGGCCTTCAACTTCGATTTCCTGTTGGCCGGCTGGGACGCCGAACGCATGGCCGACGCCATCGACGCATCCCTGGCAGCGGCAGCATCCGTGGGTGCTCCGTGCACGTGGGTCCTCAGCAACCACGACACCGTGCGGCACAGCACCCGGTTTGGGCTCAAAGATCCCACTACTTTCCCCAAGGGCATCGGCGCCGCGGACGAACAGCCCGACGCAGCCCTGGGACTTGCCCGGGCCCGGGCCGCCTCACTGGTCGCGCTGGCGCTTCCGGGCTCGGCATACCTCTACCAGGGCGAGGAGCTGGGCCTCCCGGAGCACACCACCCTTCCCGACTCGGCCAGGCAGGACCCTACCTTCTTCCGGACCGACGGTGCCGAGATCGGCCGGGACGGCTGCCGCGTCCCGCTGCCGTGGGCAGGGGATCAACCCGGCTTCGGTTTCTCCGGAGCACTGTCAGGGGAAGCTCCCGAGCCCTGGCTCCCCCAGCCGGAAAGCTTCGGCCCCCTGGCCGCCGATCAGCAGGACGGCGAGGAGGGCTCAACGCTGGAGCTTTACCGTGCCGCCCTTGCATTCAGGTCAGCCCGGCACCTGGGCAGCGGCAGCGTGGAGTGGACGGACGAACACGCACCGGACAGTGGACTGTTGGCGTTCCGGAACGGGGAGGTGGTGGTCCTGTCCAACATGGGCTTCGCCTCGGCCCCCGTGCCCGAAGGCTATGCCGTAGTGCTCTCCAGCGGTCCCGAACCGGCCGACGACTGGACCGGGATGACAGAGGTTCCTGTGGACTGCACCGTGTACCTGCAACGGATATAG
- a CDS encoding exodeoxyribonuclease III, with the protein MKIATWNVNSLRARADRVEAWLQRSDCDVLAIQETKCKDDNFPWELFERMGYEVAHFGVNQWNGVAIASRVGLEDVERTFLDQPSFGKAGKDPVQEARAMAATCGGIRVWSLYVPNGRSLDDEHMPYKLKWLESLKTHAQALVTDNPQAQVALMGDWNIAPFDDDVWDIDLFIRNRATHVSPPEREAFHAFEAAGYADVVRPYTPGPGVYTYWDYTQLRFPKKEGMRIDFILASPALAARVTGASIDREERKGKGASDHAPVLVELAD; encoded by the coding sequence GTGAAGATAGCTACCTGGAATGTGAATTCGCTCCGTGCCCGCGCCGACCGTGTTGAAGCCTGGCTCCAGCGCAGCGACTGCGACGTCCTGGCCATCCAGGAGACCAAGTGCAAGGACGATAACTTCCCCTGGGAGCTCTTTGAACGGATGGGCTACGAGGTGGCCCACTTCGGGGTGAACCAGTGGAACGGCGTAGCCATTGCCTCCCGGGTGGGGCTTGAAGACGTGGAGCGGACGTTCCTGGACCAGCCCTCGTTCGGCAAGGCGGGCAAGGATCCCGTGCAGGAAGCCCGCGCCATGGCTGCCACCTGCGGCGGCATCCGGGTCTGGAGCCTTTACGTCCCCAACGGCCGTTCGCTGGACGACGAGCACATGCCGTACAAGCTCAAGTGGCTGGAAAGCCTCAAGACGCACGCCCAGGCCCTGGTCACGGACAACCCCCAGGCACAGGTGGCCCTGATGGGTGACTGGAACATCGCGCCCTTTGATGACGACGTCTGGGACATCGACCTGTTCATCCGGAACCGCGCAACTCACGTCAGCCCGCCAGAACGGGAGGCGTTCCACGCGTTCGAAGCTGCCGGCTACGCCGATGTGGTGCGCCCCTACACGCCGGGCCCCGGCGTCTACACCTACTGGGACTACACCCAGCTGCGGTTCCCCAAGAAGGAGGGCATGCGGATCGACTTCATCCTGGCCTCCCCCGCCTTGGCCGCGCGCGTCACCGGGGCCTCGATCGACCGCGAGGAACGCAAGGGCAAGGGCGCTTCGGACCACGCTCCCGTGCTGGTGGAACTGGCGGACTGA
- a CDS encoding LacI family DNA-binding transcriptional regulator, with protein sequence MARTTERSQRGGHNGVSIEDVAAAAGVSTATVSRAVRGLPRVSPATREKILEVAGNLGYVASSSASGLATGRTKTIGVLAPFVSRWFFSKAIEGADRELHARHYNLSLFNLGGHGSNRERLFSKTMVYKQIDALLVLCMALSHEEIEHLQKIDIPLVVVGGHVEECPYIGIDDYAAASTAVRHLIDLGHRDIALLHGDDETDLNFDVPRVRILAFKDVMAAAGLPTRPEWDEWGDFTVRSGQEAFRRLWSRPGQKPTAIFCASDEMAMGVIFEANRLGVNVPGELSVVGIDNHDFADAMGLTTVGQRPDEQAELATKMLLDELDGEIGSVHSAVAPHELIIRRTTAPPRN encoded by the coding sequence GTGGCACGGACAACGGAAAGGTCCCAGCGGGGCGGCCATAACGGCGTCAGCATCGAGGACGTGGCGGCAGCCGCCGGAGTCTCAACAGCAACTGTCTCCCGGGCTGTACGCGGCCTGCCCCGGGTCTCGCCGGCCACCCGGGAAAAAATCCTGGAGGTGGCCGGAAACCTGGGCTACGTTGCATCGTCCTCCGCCTCCGGCCTGGCCACGGGCCGGACCAAGACCATCGGTGTCCTGGCCCCGTTCGTCAGCCGCTGGTTCTTCTCCAAAGCAATTGAGGGCGCGGACCGCGAGCTGCATGCCCGGCACTACAACCTCTCCCTGTTCAACCTCGGCGGCCACGGCAGCAACCGTGAGCGGCTCTTCAGCAAGACCATGGTCTACAAGCAGATCGACGCCCTGCTGGTTCTATGTATGGCGCTCAGCCACGAAGAGATCGAGCACCTGCAGAAGATCGACATTCCGCTGGTAGTGGTGGGTGGCCACGTGGAGGAATGCCCCTACATCGGCATCGACGACTACGCCGCCGCCTCAACAGCCGTCCGGCACCTGATCGACCTGGGCCACCGGGATATTGCCCTGCTGCATGGCGACGACGAAACCGACCTGAACTTCGACGTCCCCCGGGTGCGCATCCTGGCGTTCAAGGACGTGATGGCCGCGGCCGGCCTGCCCACCCGGCCGGAATGGGACGAATGGGGGGACTTCACGGTCCGCAGCGGACAGGAAGCCTTCCGCCGCCTGTGGTCCCGTCCCGGACAGAAGCCCACGGCAATTTTCTGCGCCTCGGACGAGATGGCCATGGGAGTCATCTTCGAGGCCAACCGCCTGGGCGTCAACGTCCCCGGCGAACTGTCGGTGGTGGGCATCGACAACCATGATTTCGCCGATGCCATGGGCCTGACCACGGTTGGGCAGCGCCCCGACGAGCAGGCCGAGCTGGCCACCAAGATGCTCCTGGACGAACTGGACGGCGAGATCGGATCCGTCCACTCAGCCGTCGCGCCCCATGAACTCATCATCCGGCGCACCACAGCGCCCCCCAGGAACTGA
- a CDS encoding carbohydrate ABC transporter permease, translating to MTTATADASALRARQDKGRKAAQNREKWAQGRTYISAAIVLLWCLAPAYWMVVTAFREVGFTYDTSILPTHVTLDNFRTAFDTSFGNRFGQALLNSVFIGGVVTAVSLLIGVFAAYALARLNFRGKFLVLGFILGASMFPGVALITPLFQLFTNIGWMGTYQALIIPNISFVLPLTVYTMTSFFREMPWELEESARVDGCTQGQAFRKVIMPLAAPAIFTTAILAFISSWNEFLIASQLSSDATQPVTVAIANFAGAQPNQIPYTAIMAAGTIVTIPLVILVLVFQRKIVAGLTAGAVK from the coding sequence ATGACCACGGCTACGGCAGACGCCTCGGCGCTGCGGGCAAGGCAGGACAAGGGCCGTAAGGCAGCGCAGAACCGGGAAAAGTGGGCGCAGGGCAGGACCTATATCAGCGCGGCCATCGTGCTGCTCTGGTGCCTGGCGCCGGCCTACTGGATGGTGGTCACCGCCTTCCGCGAGGTCGGGTTCACCTACGACACGTCCATCCTTCCCACCCACGTCACGCTGGATAACTTCAGGACGGCGTTCGACACGTCGTTCGGCAACAGGTTCGGCCAGGCGCTGCTCAACAGTGTGTTCATCGGCGGCGTGGTTACGGCAGTCTCCCTGCTGATCGGCGTGTTTGCCGCCTACGCGCTTGCCCGGTTGAACTTCCGCGGCAAGTTCCTGGTGCTCGGTTTCATCCTGGGAGCTTCCATGTTCCCCGGTGTTGCCCTGATCACCCCGCTCTTCCAGCTGTTCACCAACATTGGCTGGATGGGCACGTACCAGGCGCTGATCATCCCGAACATCTCCTTCGTGCTCCCGCTGACGGTCTACACCATGACCTCGTTCTTCCGGGAAATGCCCTGGGAGTTGGAAGAATCGGCGCGCGTTGACGGCTGTACCCAGGGACAGGCCTTCCGCAAGGTCATCATGCCCCTGGCAGCGCCGGCAATCTTCACCACGGCGATCCTGGCCTTCATTTCCTCGTGGAATGAGTTCCTGATCGCCAGCCAGCTGTCCAGCGACGCAACCCAGCCGGTGACGGTGGCCATTGCCAACTTCGCCGGTGCACAGCCCAACCAGATCCCGTACACGGCCATCATGGCCGCGGGCACCATCGTCACCATCCCGCTGGTGATCCTGGTGCTGGTGTTCCAGCGCAAGATCGTCGCCGGCCTTACGGCTGGTGCGGTCAAGTGA
- a CDS encoding ABC transporter substrate-binding protein, which translates to MKTPRFLLPAATAGILALTLSACGGGGGGGTTGGGGSDADANLDGRGPITYVQGKDNNNVVRPFIEKWNAAHPDEKVTFKEQTDQADQQHDDLVQHFQAKQSDYDVVSVDVIWTAEFAAKGWLQPLKDKMAIDTSKMLKAPVEAASYKGTLYAGPKDSDGGMLFYRKDLVPNPPKTWDEMMGMCSIAKTNNIGCYAGQFSKYEGLTVNTAEAINSAGGSVLNKDGKPNLNTAEAKAGLSNLAKAYADGNIPKEAITFKEEDSRQAFQGGKLLFLRNWPYVYSLMSTEGSSAVKDKFGMAPLPGKDGPGASALGGHNAAINVYSKHKATALDFIKFIETEENQKFFANQASLAPILTSLYEDQALVAKLPYLSVLKTSIQNAVPRPVTPFYPAVTKAIQENAYSAIKGEKPVDTALSDMQKSIESAGAGS; encoded by the coding sequence ATGAAAACCCCGAGATTCCTGCTTCCGGCGGCCACTGCCGGCATCCTGGCCCTTACGTTGTCCGCCTGCGGCGGCGGAGGTGGAGGGGGCACCACGGGCGGTGGAGGCAGCGACGCTGACGCCAACCTCGACGGCCGCGGCCCGATCACTTACGTCCAGGGCAAGGACAACAACAACGTGGTGCGGCCGTTCATCGAAAAATGGAATGCGGCACATCCTGACGAGAAGGTCACCTTCAAGGAGCAGACCGACCAGGCTGACCAGCAGCACGATGATTTGGTTCAGCACTTCCAAGCCAAGCAGTCCGACTATGACGTGGTCAGCGTCGATGTTATTTGGACGGCGGAGTTTGCCGCCAAGGGCTGGCTGCAGCCGCTGAAGGACAAGATGGCCATTGACACTTCCAAGATGCTCAAGGCGCCGGTAGAAGCAGCATCCTATAAGGGCACGCTCTACGCTGGGCCCAAGGATTCCGACGGCGGCATGCTCTTCTACCGCAAGGACCTGGTCCCCAACCCGCCCAAGACCTGGGACGAGATGATGGGCATGTGCTCAATCGCCAAGACAAACAACATTGGGTGCTACGCCGGCCAGTTCAGCAAATATGAAGGCCTCACCGTTAACACTGCCGAGGCCATCAACTCGGCAGGCGGGTCCGTCCTCAACAAGGACGGAAAGCCCAACCTGAACACGGCCGAGGCCAAGGCCGGCCTGTCCAACTTGGCGAAAGCTTACGCGGACGGCAACATCCCGAAGGAAGCCATTACCTTCAAGGAAGAGGACAGCCGCCAGGCATTCCAGGGCGGCAAGCTCCTGTTCCTGCGCAACTGGCCTTATGTGTACAGCCTGATGAGCACTGAAGGTTCGTCGGCTGTGAAGGACAAGTTCGGCATGGCGCCCCTGCCGGGCAAGGACGGCCCCGGTGCTTCTGCCCTTGGTGGCCATAACGCAGCCATCAATGTGTACTCCAAGCACAAGGCCACGGCGCTGGACTTCATCAAGTTCATCGAGACCGAGGAAAATCAGAAGTTCTTTGCGAACCAGGCCTCGCTGGCTCCGATTCTGACGTCGCTGTACGAAGACCAGGCACTCGTGGCCAAGCTGCCCTACCTGTCTGTTCTCAAGACGTCCATCCAGAACGCTGTTCCCCGTCCCGTGACGCCGTTCTACCCGGCTGTCACGAAGGCAATTCAAGAAAACGCATATTCCGCAATCAAGGGAGAGAAGCCCGTGGATACCGCACTCTCTGACATGCAGAAGTCCATCGAATCCGCCGGTGCGGGATCGTAG
- a CDS encoding enoyl-CoA hydratase/isomerase family protein → MTAAKDSTTDNAAGDGSADVLFERRGRLGVITLNRPRAVNALTAGMVGLLLRQLTAWAGDDGVATVLVQGAGERGLCAGGDIVAIYRDMLHGGNGTAHFWQTEYRLNSLIARYPKPYVALMDGLVLGGGVGISAHGDVRVVTERTRMGMPETTIGFAPDVGGTFLLSHAPGEAGTHAALTGAHLAAGDALFLGLADHYVPSNALPRLVAALEKESPEDAVARYAGQPPASMLAGQREWIDSCYAPDDAGEIVRRLRAWTGPGRDDAAEAAATIEAKSPTSVTVTLASLRRAAGLTLDEALAQEYRAGIRFLAAPDFREGIRAQVVDKDRNPQWKPATLAEVLPAQVEGFFQPLDGGELDLHVPPELHPRLEPHSNPDLQMKETDHA, encoded by the coding sequence ATGACCGCAGCCAAGGACAGCACAACGGACAACGCGGCAGGGGACGGAAGCGCGGACGTACTCTTTGAGCGCCGCGGCCGGCTGGGCGTGATCACCCTCAACCGGCCCCGGGCCGTCAACGCACTTACCGCGGGAATGGTGGGGCTGCTCCTGCGGCAGCTCACCGCATGGGCAGGGGACGACGGCGTGGCCACCGTCCTGGTCCAGGGCGCCGGGGAGCGGGGCCTGTGCGCGGGCGGGGACATCGTGGCCATATACCGGGACATGCTGCACGGCGGGAACGGGACGGCCCACTTCTGGCAGACCGAGTACCGCCTGAACTCGCTGATTGCCCGGTACCCCAAACCGTACGTCGCCCTCATGGACGGCCTGGTCCTGGGCGGCGGGGTGGGCATCTCCGCGCACGGGGACGTCCGGGTGGTCACCGAGCGGACCAGGATGGGGATGCCGGAGACCACCATTGGCTTCGCGCCCGACGTCGGCGGGACCTTCCTGCTTTCACACGCACCAGGCGAGGCGGGAACCCACGCGGCGCTTACGGGAGCACACCTGGCAGCCGGGGATGCCCTGTTCCTGGGCCTTGCCGACCACTACGTTCCGTCGAACGCGCTGCCGCGCCTCGTGGCTGCGCTGGAGAAAGAAAGCCCGGAAGACGCCGTCGCCCGTTATGCCGGGCAGCCCCCTGCCTCCATGCTGGCCGGGCAGCGGGAATGGATCGACTCCTGCTACGCCCCGGACGATGCTGGAGAGATTGTCCGGCGCCTCCGGGCGTGGACCGGGCCCGGACGCGACGATGCCGCGGAAGCCGCCGCCACGATCGAAGCCAAGTCACCCACCTCGGTCACGGTCACCTTGGCGTCGCTGCGCCGCGCGGCCGGCCTGACCCTGGATGAGGCCCTGGCCCAGGAGTACCGGGCCGGGATCCGCTTCCTGGCCGCACCGGACTTCCGCGAAGGAATCCGCGCCCAGGTAGTGGACAAGGACAGGAACCCGCAGTGGAAACCTGCCACGCTGGCCGAGGTGCTTCCCGCCCAGGTGGAGGGGTTCTTCCAGCCCCTGGACGGCGGGGAACTGGACCTCCATGTCCCGCCTGAGCTGCACCCCCGGCTTGAACCGCACTCCAACCCCGACCTGCAGATGAAGGAGACGGACCATGCCTGA
- a CDS encoding glycoside hydrolase family 68 protein encodes MHKHPQHRLLRWRPAAAALAAAVAASAFLAVPSAQANEPSDPPTVRQLPAPTPGFALPTEHTQEAFDPASDFTSKWTRADAKQIMAQSDPTVAPGQNSMSPDVTMPEIPQDFPAMNDDVWVWDTWSLTDENANQISYKGWDVIFSLVADRHAGYGFDQRHWNARIGYFFRKTNADPAKDKWNYGGHLFLDNTSIGNTEWSGSTRLMQGDHVNVFYTATTFHDVAERNAGGGGIAPDAAIAKALGNIHADKNGVSFDGFEHTKLLEPDGKMYQTKAQNPGFAFRDPYTFADPAHPGKTFMVFEGNTAGTRGDYQCKGEDLGYQPGDPQAESVGDVQNSGANYQTANVGLAVADNKDLTKWSFLPPILSANCVNDQTERPQIFIQNENGKNKYYLYTISHQFTYAAGMRGPDGVYGFVGDGVRSDYQPVNNSGLALGSPTDLNLPANNPSGTISGQQNGRQFQAYSHYVQPGGLVQSFIDNVNGVRGGSLSPTVKINFRNGVTQVDRSFGQNGLGPFGYLPTNVRVGGEGLYK; translated from the coding sequence ATGCACAAGCACCCCCAACACCGGCTGCTGCGGTGGCGCCCTGCCGCCGCAGCACTGGCCGCAGCCGTTGCTGCCTCGGCCTTCCTGGCCGTCCCCTCTGCCCAAGCCAACGAGCCGTCGGACCCGCCGACGGTCCGGCAGCTGCCGGCCCCCACTCCCGGTTTCGCCCTCCCCACCGAGCACACGCAGGAGGCCTTCGACCCGGCGTCGGACTTCACCTCCAAGTGGACCCGCGCAGACGCCAAGCAGATCATGGCGCAGAGCGATCCCACGGTGGCTCCCGGCCAGAACTCCATGAGTCCCGACGTCACCATGCCGGAGATCCCCCAGGATTTCCCCGCCATGAATGACGACGTCTGGGTCTGGGACACCTGGTCCCTGACGGATGAAAACGCCAACCAGATCAGCTACAAGGGCTGGGACGTCATCTTCTCCCTTGTTGCCGACCGCCACGCCGGCTACGGCTTCGACCAGCGCCACTGGAACGCCCGGATCGGCTACTTCTTCCGCAAAACCAACGCCGACCCCGCCAAGGACAAGTGGAACTACGGTGGCCATCTCTTCCTGGACAACACCTCCATCGGCAACACCGAATGGTCCGGCTCCACCCGCCTCATGCAGGGCGACCACGTCAACGTCTTCTACACCGCCACCACCTTCCACGACGTGGCCGAGCGGAACGCAGGTGGCGGCGGGATCGCTCCTGACGCTGCCATCGCCAAGGCCCTGGGCAACATCCACGCTGACAAGAACGGCGTCAGCTTCGACGGCTTCGAGCACACCAAGCTGCTGGAACCGGACGGAAAGATGTACCAGACCAAGGCGCAGAACCCGGGCTTCGCGTTCCGGGACCCGTACACGTTCGCCGACCCCGCCCACCCGGGCAAGACCTTCATGGTCTTCGAAGGCAACACCGCCGGCACCCGCGGCGATTACCAGTGCAAGGGTGAGGACCTCGGCTACCAGCCGGGCGACCCCCAGGCAGAAAGCGTTGGCGACGTCCAGAACAGCGGCGCAAACTACCAGACCGCCAATGTGGGCCTGGCTGTAGCCGACAACAAGGACCTCACCAAGTGGTCCTTCCTGCCGCCGATCCTTTCGGCCAACTGCGTCAACGACCAGACGGAACGTCCGCAGATCTTCATCCAGAATGAAAACGGCAAGAACAAGTACTACCTGTACACGATCAGCCACCAGTTCACCTACGCGGCCGGCATGCGCGGCCCCGACGGCGTCTACGGCTTTGTTGGTGACGGCGTGCGCTCGGACTACCAGCCGGTGAACAACAGCGGCCTGGCCCTCGGTTCACCCACCGACCTCAACCTGCCGGCCAACAACCCAAGCGGTACCATCTCCGGGCAGCAGAACGGTCGCCAGTTCCAGGCATACTCGCACTACGTGCAGCCCGGCGGACTCGTGCAGTCGTTCATCGACAACGTCAACGGCGTGCGTGGCGGATCGCTGTCACCCACTGTCAAGATCAACTTCAGGAACGGCGTGACCCAGGTGGACCGCAGCTTCGGCCAGAACGGCCTCGGCCCGTTCGGCTACCTGCCCACCAACGTCAGGGTCGGCGGCGAAGGCCTCTACAAGTAG
- a CDS encoding membrane protein: protein MSLTIAGTAIGAFVAFMSLQFGLWGFLVSLLFMAIGALLGRAAEGKLDLRGVFDAITGRRSSS from the coding sequence GTGAGCCTCACGATTGCAGGCACCGCCATCGGCGCCTTCGTGGCGTTCATGTCCCTGCAGTTCGGACTGTGGGGTTTCCTCGTCTCCCTGCTCTTTATGGCAATCGGAGCGCTCCTGGGCCGTGCCGCCGAAGGGAAGCTGGACCTGCGCGGGGTGTTCGATGCCATCACCGGCCGGCGCTCGTCCTCATGA